A stretch of Brassica napus cultivar Da-Ae chromosome C6, Da-Ae, whole genome shotgun sequence DNA encodes these proteins:
- the LOC106428192 gene encoding agamous-like MADS-box protein AGL1 (The RefSeq protein has 1 substitution compared to this genomic sequence), with amino-acid sequence MDEGGSSHDAESNKKLVRGKIEIKRIENTTSRQVTFCKRRNGLLKKAYELSVLCDAEVALVIFSTRGRLYEYANNSVKGTIERYKKACSDAVNPPSVTEANTQYYQQEASKLRRQIRDIQNSNRHIVGESLGSLNFKELKNLEGRLEKGINRVRSKKNELLMAEIEYMQKREMELQHDNMYLRAKISQGARLNPEQQDSSVIQGTAVYEPGLSSHDQSQHYNRNYIPVNLLEPNLHFSGQDQPPLQLV; translated from the exons ATGGAGGAAGGTGGGAGTAGTCACGACGCAGAGAGTAACAAGAAGCTAGTAAGAGGGAAGATAGAGATAAAGAGGATAGAGAACACAACAAGTCGTCAAGTAACTTTCTGTAAACGACGCAATGGTCTTCTTAAGAAAGCTTATGAGCTTTCTGTCTTGTGTGATGCTGAAGTTGCCCTCGTCATCTTCTCGACTCGTGGCCGTCTCTATGAGTACGCCAACAACAG CGTGAAGGGTACAATTGAAAGATACAAGAAAGCTTGTTCCGATGCCGTTAACCCTCCTTCTGTCACCGAAGCTAATACTCAG TACTATCAGCAAGAAGCCTCTAAGCTTCGGAGGCAGATTCGTGACATTCAAAATTCTAACAG GCATATAGTTGGGGAATCACTTGGTTCCTTGAACTTCAAGGAACTCAAAAACCTCGAAGGACGTCTTGAAAAAGGAATCAACCGTGTCCGATCCAAGAAG AATGAGCTGTTAATGGCAGAGATAGAGTATATGCAGAAGAGG GAAATGGAGTTGCAACACGATAACATGTACCTGCGAGCTAAG ATATCACAAGGTGCGAGATTGAATCCGGAGCAGCAGGATTCGAGTGTAATACAAGGAACAGCGGTTTACGAACCCGGTCTATCTTCCCATGACCAGTCACAGCATTATAACCGGAACTATATTCCGGTTAACCTTCTTGAACCGAATCTACATTTCTCCGGTCAAGACCAACCTCCTCTTCAACTTGTCTAA
- the LOC106428192 gene encoding agamous-like MADS-box protein AGL1 isoform X1, protein MEEGGSSHDAESNKKLVRGKIEIKRIENTTSRQVTFCKRRNGLLKKAYELSVLCDAEVALVIFSTRGRLYEYANNSVKGTIERYKKACSDAVNPPSVTEANTQYYQQEASKLRRQIRDIQNSNRHIVGESLGSLNFKELKNLEGRLEKGINRVRSKKNELLMAEIEYMQKREMELQHDNMYLRAKISQGARLNPEQQDSSVIQGTAVYEPGLSSHDQSQHYNRNYIPVNLLEPNLHFSGQDQPPLQLV, encoded by the exons ATGGAGGAAGGTGGGAGTAGTCACGACGCAGAGAGTAACAAGAAGCTAGTAAGAGGGAAGATAGAGATAAAGAGGATAGAGAACACAACAAGTCGTCAAGTAACTTTCTGTAAACGACGCAATGGTCTTCTTAAGAAAGCTTATGAGCTTTCTGTCTTGTGTGATGCTGAAGTTGCCCTCGTCATCTTCTCGACTCGTGGCCGTCTCTATGAGTACGCCAACAACAG CGTGAAGGGTACAATTGAAAGATACAAGAAAGCTTGTTCCGATGCCGTTAACCCTCCTTCTGTCACCGAAGCTAATACTCAG TACTATCAGCAAGAAGCCTCTAAGCTTCGGAGGCAGATTCGTGACATTCAAAATTCTAACAG GCATATAGTTGGGGAATCACTTGGTTCCTTGAACTTCAAGGAACTCAAAAACCTCGAAGGACGTCTTGAAAAAGGAATCAACCGTGTCCGATCCAAGAAG AATGAGCTGTTAATGGCAGAGATAGAGTATATGCAGAAGAGG GAAATGGAGTTGCAACACGATAACATGTACCTGCGAGCTAAG ATATCACAAGGTGCGAGATTGAATCCGGAGCAGCAGGATTCGAGTGTAATACAAGGAACAGCGGTTTACGAACCCGGTCTATCTTCCCATGACCAGTCACAGCATTATAACCGGAACTATATTCCGGTTAACCTTCTTGAACCGAATCTACATTTCTCCGGTCAAGACCAACCTCCTCTTCAACTTGTCTAA